The Candidatus Defluviibacterium haderslevense DNA window TCTCCGGTAATTTCACCGGTAATCGAATTAATAGTCATCGGTGGATTACCTGTAACAGGGAACAAATATGAATAAGTAGGAGCTCTAAAAGAAACTTCTGTAAATGGAGGGGGACAATCTGGACTTGGAATGGTAGCAGAACAACCACTACCACCACTTCTACCCCCTCCAGCAAGAGGAGGACAAAAACTATATATTAATAAATCCCCTTCCTTATCTGTAGCTGCATGATCAAAACTAAAGGGTTCATTTACGCAAATAACTGTAGGGGGAAAGTTTTTGAATCTTGGACTACTTCCACAGGTTTTTTGTGCTTCGGGATGAATTGAAACAGAAAAGGTTATACCTGTAGCATCTGGCATTTGAATATTTGAAATTGTACTATTTCTACAACACCTTTGCCAAACGACCACATATTCTTGATTAATAATCGGAAGCTCTACATCATAATAATAGTCCCCTTTTTCAACACAAATATCAGGTGGTAATATCAAACATGGGTAAATGGGAGGATCTACTAAAGTTGGTCTATTTTTTAGATTATTTATACTGTATTCCGGGTTATTATTTTGTTTGGTATTGGTATATGTTCCATTGGCATTCTTGCGCCAAATGGTGAAACCTAAGGGTTCATCAAATCCTGCAGCATTACTTTGGGGTCGGCAATCTCTATATAAAGTGATATAAATTCTATAAATTCTTTTAGTAGTATCTTTCCCTGCATTACCATAACCCATACACTCATAATACATCTCACCTCCGATAATATGTGCTCCAAAAACACCTGATATCTTTAAAAAAGAGAATAAAACACAAATTACAACTCTGGGAAATCTCATTTATTCGAGTTTGATTTACATAGTAAAGATACGCGCGAAATGCTATAAAAGTTGCGAAAAAGGATCTAAAAGATTAAATGAATAACTTTCAGGTATCTTATTAAATATTTTATGAAGTAATGGTATTCATTTGGATACCACCTTCCCCAATCTCATGACTTAGCCAACTCAAATAATAATTTGGGTCTTCAATGTCAACTGCATATTCAGTCATCAATAGGGGCTTAAATGTATCAATCATTACTGCAAGCTCTTTAGTTTCTTTAGCACCTATACTTTTCTTTACCGTACCTGGATGAGGACCATGGGGAATACCTCCCGGATGCAGGGTAATCATTCCCCTTTCGACATGTTTTCGACTCATAAAGTCTCCATCAACATAATAGAGTACTTCATCACTGTCAATATTGCTGTGGTTGTATGGAGCTGGGATGGCTAAAGGATGATAATCATAAAGTCTGGGAACGAAGGAACAAATAACAAAATTTCGTCCGTCAAAGGTTTGATGAACCGGTGGCGGTTGATGTACCCTCCCTGTAATCGGCTCAAAATCATGTATCGATAATGCAAATGGATATACATATCCGTCCCAACCAATAACATCAAAAGGATGATTTAAGTAATGATAAGGATAGATGATGTCCTGCTTTTTAATATAAAGTAAAAATCTGCCTTGTACATCATGAGTCTCTAATGTAGCGGGTTTTCTTATATCTCGTTCACAAAATGGAGAATGTTCCATCAATTGGCCAAAATCATTGCGATACCTTTTTGGAAAAGTAATGGGTCCTGCTGATTCAATGATCATGATTCTGTTGGAAGATTGATTAAAATGAAACTGATAGATAGTTCCCCGAGGGATTACTAAATAATCACCATAAGCAAAATCAATATTTCCATACATGGTCTTTAAAACTCCGGTCCCTTCATGTATAAATACAACTTCATCTGCATCCGCATTTTTAAAATAATATTCTGTCATACTTTGGCTAGGAGCTGCCAATGTGATTTTGCAGTCATCATTAACCAATACCGGTTTTCTACTTTTTAAATAATCAGATTCAGGTTTAATATGAAATCCTTTTAAACATCTATGCTTAAGCTGTTTATCATGGATGGTTTTTGGCGCTATTGAAAAGGGTTCTTCTACCTGGAGGATTTGAGTAGGTGCATTACAATGATAGAGTAAAGAAGCCAAATCTGAAAATCCTTCGGTTGAAAACAATTGCTCAGAATAAAGCTCTCCATTGGGTTTTAAAAACTGAGTATGACGTTTATGAGGAATTTGACCTAAACTATAGTAATGCATATTATAAAATTAGTCACAAAAATAGTGATATAATCTATCTTTTTAATCGATATTTACACCAGTCACTTGGCCTATTATCAATACAAAATAAGCATTTAGCCTAGTCGAAAAAAAAGTATCATTTAAAATTTTCCAATGAATCGAGAATTAAGCTATCAACTGGAATTAAAATGGACAGGTAATACGGGAATCGGTACTAAAACTTATACGAGTTATGAAAGGTCCCATGAAATTAATTTCAAAAATAAACCTTTATTGAAATGTTCGTCAGATCCACATTTTAGAGGAAACCCAAATCTTCACAATCCAGAAGATTTATTATTATCGGCCATTTCATCTTGTCATATGTTGTGGTATTTGCACTTGTGTTCTGAGGCTGGTATTATCGTTATGGATTATTTAGATCATGCCATTGGAATTATGACCGAACTTGAGAACGGGAGTGGTCACTTTAAAGAAGTGACATTAAATCCGCAAATTGTTATTACTGATTTGACGAGAATTTCAGAAGCAAAGGCGTTACATCAAAAAGCTAATGAAATGTGTTTTATTGCCAATTCGTGTAACTTTCCTGTCTATCATAATCCGACATTTACAGAATCTAAGCAATAAGTTGTTTAGGATTATGGTTAGATTCATACATCACTTGAAAAAAATGCAATTCTAATTTTATTATCCTAGATTTTTGTTACAAACTAAAATTCAAAATAGCTTGATATTCGAGCTGCCAAATTTTAGGTCAAAATCATTTTCTGGGGAGCAAGGTATTTTAATTTTATTGATTCCTAATCTAGAAAGCAAATTTTTAGTCCTGATAAATTATATGAAACCCATAATAAATAGTCTAAAATTAAACAGACCATATTTACTAATCGAACCAAATGCGCTTTAGTATGATCGATATATGGCAGAGGAGTACTTTGTATTAACCTCTATCTAAACCACTACTTCCATGGTATCTTAGTTGGTACCAAACCTACCCTATAGGCGTACATACTTGCTGTATACTTGTGCCTAAGGTCATAGAGGCGTATGATTCAAATACTGATTCATTTGGACAACATTTTAAAAAATATCTAACAAGATCATTAATAATACACCATATCTGTAATCCGCCCTCCATATTTATGCTGGCCAAATTCTATTTTTGGAAAATTAAATAAATGTCTTCTAATTATTAAATAATAATTTAGAAATATCGAACGAATTCAGCCTCTGATGTTATCCTCTCCATGTTAAAATAAAACCACCTCACTACATAGGTTACTTGCTAATCAATTTCCATTAATTTATGGTATCGATTATGTTTTCAACTCGCGTTAGTCACCAATTATTTAGGCTAAGCTAATATTTTGATTATATGCTGAAGTAGGACATTTTTAATCAAAAAAAAACTGATCATATATTGTATGATCAGTTTTTTTTTATTTGAATCTGAATATCCAGAATTATCTAGCTATTGTAATTTTTCGAATCGTAAAATCATCGGTCTCTCTTACTTTTATAAAATAAGCTCCCGACTCAATGTGGCTGATATTAACCGAAGTAACATTTCCATTGGTTTGACCTGATGCCAATTCCTTTCCTGCTAAATTTACCAATGAATATGAAATAATATGAGCTCCTTCAATGGTAATGATATCATTAGCAGGATTTGGATAAATATTAACCGTATTGGATAAAGATGCTCTTTCGTCTAACTCTTGATTATAAAATCCACCAATTTCAGATATTTTTGGTCCTTTTTTCTTTGGACGATCAGGACATAATACCGGAGAAATCACTTCGATGTATTTAATCTTAGTCGATGCGTTAGATCCATTATTATTTTTTACAGTCAATTTTACAGTGTACTTTCCTTGTTTATTAAATGTAACAACTGGATTTGCTGTTGTAGATACAAGTGGTGAACCACCTTCAAATTGCCAACTCCAATCATTTACGTCTACTGAAGATTTATTTTGGAAATTGACTTTGAGTGGCGCACATCCTCTGATAACATCAGAACTAAAATTAACTTTAGGAATCAAGTAAACTGCTATTAATTGTTCAAATGTTGATACACCACAACCGTTTTCCACAGTCAATTTAACTGTAAATTCTCCTTCAACACCATAATTATAATTTGGTGAGGCAAGCGTACTTGTTCCTTTTCCGTCTCCAAAATCCCATAAATATTTAGTTCCGTTGATACTGTTATTTGTAAAAAATCCTGAGAATCCGGTCACATTGCTTTGGAAATTAGAAACCGGTAAATCTTCAACCGTTATATATTGAGTTGAAGTAATAGAATCAGCTGCCTGAGAATTTGTAGCAACCAATTTTACATCAAAAGTTCCAATTGAATTATAAACCACAACCGGATCCCGATCTGTACTTGTGGACGGGGTTCCACCTGGAAATGACCAGACGAAATCAGTAGAACTAACAGAAGATGTGTTTTCAAAATTAACTGTAAATGGTATGCAACCCTGTTGAGCTTTAGTGGTGAAACTAGGTACCGGTGTATTAAAGATCGTTAATTTTGATTTTACAACAGTGTTACCACACAAGTTAGTTGCTGTATAAGTCACATCATACACTCCTTCTTTAAACGTATGAGTTGGATTAGGATCTGTGCTTAGGTTACTTCCATCTCCAAAATTCCAAGTATGCGATTTAGCATTAGTAGATTGATTTGTAAAATCAACAATAAAACCTTTGGTATTTGAAGTAAAAGCAGCTATTGGTAAGCTATCAATGGTGATGTACATTTCTTTAGTGCGTGAAGAACTAAATTTTGTAGAATTAGCTGTAAGCTTCACTTTATAAATACCTGGACGCGTATATTTTATTATTGGATTTTTTAGTGCAGAACCTGAAGGTGTTCCACCGGGACAATCCCATGTCCAGTTGGAAACATTATTAGATGAAAGATCTTTAAAATGAATCACCTTTTCAGCACAACCCCAAGTTGTATCAGCTTCGAAATCTGCAAAGACTGGCGCAAATGCCGCAACTTTTTTCTTGATTTTTGTAGATCCGCATTCATTAGTTACAGTAAGTTCTACATCATAATTGCCTTCTTTCTTGAATTCATGGATAACATAATCCCCTTCTTCTTTAGGGCTTCCATCCCCAAAGTTCCATTCCCATTTTTCACCACCTATGGACCCATCAAAAAATTCAAAAAACAAATCGCCACCTGCATTTCCATATGAAAAATTCGGCAATGGAACATCAATAACTTCTATAACCGCAGGAAAAGTCATTTTCTTACTACATCTAGGATTTCGAACTTCAAGGGTAACTTCATATACTCCTTTATTAGTATAAGTTATAACCGGATTTACCGCTGTTGACGTCGCAGGAGTTCCTCCTGGAAATTGCCATTCATAAGTTACACCATAGGTTGATTGATTTGTAAATTGAACCACCAATGGACGACACCCTCTAGAAGGAGTTGCTTTGAATTTAACATCTGGAACTGCATTTGGTGTGGAACATGGCAATAAACATCCAGCATTAAAGTCAGTATACATTTTTATACTTTGATTGGACGCAATAGACCAAATGGTTGATCCATTTACAGCAGGATCCATAATATAGCCTCCCGGTGCATCATGTTGAGCCGAAAAATTATGACCCAATTCATGAGATTGAGTCTGTCGTGCTATGTTTGATGAATTAGAAAAATGACTGCAAACATTGTATCGATTTCCTGTACATACTGCATTCAGAAAAGCTACTCCTACGGCACCTGAGGTGTAATTAAAAGTCCAGGCAGTCGCAACAGCATAACCACCACTAAATATTACTGGACCAGCCATCTGAAATATATTTAAATGGGTAAAAATATCTGTTGTTGTAGCCCAAGGATCTCGTAAAATGTCATCAGGTGCAAATAAATCTGTTATCCCATAAAAGTATTCATATTGGAGATCCTGACCTTCCCAATCTGTTTGAGTTAAATTCAAGAATCCTGTCATAACAGCTTCTGCCATTGCCACACTACCCGTTAATCGAACAAATTTATAATCGCATGCCAAAGCAATGGGCACATCAAAACAAGCCTTATTTCTTGAATCATTTGGGTTCACTTCACTAGGATCATGATCATGGCCAAATTTTTCGACTTGTTCTGCACCACAATAAACTCCGGCTACAGGAATGATATCTGCAATTTCATAGAATGTAAGTCTACCATTTGCGTTCATGGATTGATTAATCATGGTAGGTTCTAAATAGTAGGTTTCACCATCGACTTTATAAGCCAATAGAAAGTAATTATCCGCTATGGTTAATGCTGCAATGCCACCACCATCCTCAAATACAGATCCTCTAAATGTTCTAATTGATGGGTTTATGTCATAAACAGGAGCATTAGGCGTCGGACTTGTTCTTAATTTAGCCGTCGGCTTGAACATGTTGTATTCGAAAAATTGCAATTTGACTTTCCGATTGTTCAAATTTAGCTCCATTTCAATACTTTGCTGAGCTTGAGATTTAACTGCCAATTGATTTTGAATGGCTTTGATGTCCAGCTGGTACTCTTCACACCTTCTGAATTTAGCTCCCAATTCAGGGCTATTGACTAGTCTTTCCGGAGTGATAATAATATCCTGCCCAAAAACACTAAACGAAAATAAAATAAATAAAATAGTTGAATAAACTGTTTTCATATGATTCTGTATTTGTTAGATTCGACCTAAAATTAAATCTAAATTGTTAAATTTTAAAATAAACTCTTTTTTTAATAATCTATTTTTAAAACTTTAACACTTTGAAAATGACCAAATAAGTTAAATTTAAATTCATTATATTGAAATTCAATTTCTTACATATATTTAAAAACAATCTTCAAATAAATTTTCTCAAATTTATATTTTAACTTAAATTTAAAAATGGATACACTAAATGACCTTATGAAATCACATTGAATTGCATTTAACATCATTTTTTAGAATTAAACTAAAAAAGAGTAGAACCATGAAAAATGTAAAAAATATTTTCTGTTATTTAATTTAAGATCAGAACAAAAGCAATCTTTTTAGTGTGATGCATTAGTTTATATTTGTCAACTATTAAAACAAGCAGATCAAAAGAAAATGGTTTATTGCCAAAAATCAAAGCTTACAAAATATTAAGATGCAGCATAGCATATTATTTTTTTTAAAAAATTAAATCAAAGCCAACTTACATAAAATAAAAAAGCCTGTTAAACAATTCAATTGTAAAACAAGCTTTTTCTTTTGTGGCGGAGGCAGGACTCGAACCTACGACCTTCGGGTTATGAGCCCGACGAGCTACCAACTGCTCCACTCCGCGATATGAGGCCGCAAATATACAACTAAAAACATTATTTTACTAATTTATGTTATCTATGTTATAACTTTAATTTCACAAACAATCCATGGGTCTAAATAAAATAACTTTTTTTCTAATTGTAACTTATTTTTTAATAACGGGATGCCAAAATTTTCAGACAGAAAATCCTAAAAATAAAATTCCAATGAATCAGTCAACTAATCATATGATAGAAAACAATGTACTGGATACGGCCTATTTTGGAGCTGGTTGTTTTTGGTGTGTTGAAGCCATATTCCAAAATATTAATGGGGTAATCGAAGTGGTATCCGGATATATGGGTGGCGACATTAAAAATCCTTCATATCGCGAAATATGTACTGGCACTACAGGACATGCTGAAATTTGTAAAATAACATTTGACACAACTCAAATCAGTTATTCTGAATTGTTAGAAATTTTCTGGACTACACATGATCCAACCACATTAAATAGACAAGGCGCAGATCGAGGTACCCAATATCGATCTGTTATCTTTTATACAAATGACACCCAAAAAGAATTGGCAATGCAATCCAAACAAAATGTTGCTC harbors:
- a CDS encoding homogentisate 1,2-dioxygenase, with the translated sequence MHYYSLGQIPHKRHTQFLKPNGELYSEQLFSTEGFSDLASLLYHCNAPTQILQVEEPFSIAPKTIHDKQLKHRCLKGFHIKPESDYLKSRKPVLVNDDCKITLAAPSQSMTEYYFKNADADEVVFIHEGTGVLKTMYGNIDFAYGDYLVIPRGTIYQFHFNQSSNRIMIIESAGPITFPKRYRNDFGQLMEHSPFCERDIRKPATLETHDVQGRFLLYIKKQDIIYPYHYLNHPFDVIGWDGYVYPFALSIHDFEPITGRVHQPPPVHQTFDGRNFVICSFVPRLYDYHPLAIPAPYNHSNIDSDEVLYYVDGDFMSRKHVERGMITLHPGGIPHGPHPGTVKKSIGAKETKELAVMIDTFKPLLMTEYAVDIEDPNYYLSWLSHEIGEGGIQMNTITS
- a CDS encoding OsmC family protein, with the protein product MNRELSYQLELKWTGNTGIGTKTYTSYERSHEINFKNKPLLKCSSDPHFRGNPNLHNPEDLLLSAISSCHMLWYLHLCSEAGIIVMDYLDHAIGIMTELENGSGHFKEVTLNPQIVITDLTRISEAKALHQKANEMCFIANSCNFPVYHNPTFTESKQ
- a CDS encoding PKD domain-containing protein, with amino-acid sequence MKTVYSTILFILFSFSVFGQDIIITPERLVNSPELGAKFRRCEEYQLDIKAIQNQLAVKSQAQQSIEMELNLNNRKVKLQFFEYNMFKPTAKLRTSPTPNAPVYDINPSIRTFRGSVFEDGGGIAALTIADNYFLLAYKVDGETYYLEPTMINQSMNANGRLTFYEIADIIPVAGVYCGAEQVEKFGHDHDPSEVNPNDSRNKACFDVPIALACDYKFVRLTGSVAMAEAVMTGFLNLTQTDWEGQDLQYEYFYGITDLFAPDDILRDPWATTTDIFTHLNIFQMAGPVIFSGGYAVATAWTFNYTSGAVGVAFLNAVCTGNRYNVCSHFSNSSNIARQTQSHELGHNFSAQHDAPGGYIMDPAVNGSTIWSIASNQSIKMYTDFNAGCLLPCSTPNAVPDVKFKATPSRGCRPLVVQFTNQSTYGVTYEWQFPGGTPATSTAVNPVITYTNKGVYEVTLEVRNPRCSKKMTFPAVIEVIDVPLPNFSYGNAGGDLFFEFFDGSIGGEKWEWNFGDGSPKEEGDYVIHEFKKEGNYDVELTVTNECGSTKIKKKVAAFAPVFADFEADTTWGCAEKVIHFKDLSSNNVSNWTWDCPGGTPSGSALKNPIIKYTRPGIYKVKLTANSTKFSSSRTKEMYITIDSLPIAAFTSNTKGFIVDFTNQSTNAKSHTWNFGDGSNLSTDPNPTHTFKEGVYDVTYTATNLCGNTVVKSKLTIFNTPVPSFTTKAQQGCIPFTVNFENTSSVSSTDFVWSFPGGTPSTSTDRDPVVVYNSIGTFDVKLVATNSQAADSITSTQYITVEDLPVSNFQSNVTGFSGFFTNNSINGTKYLWDFGDGKGTSTLASPNYNYGVEGEFTVKLTVENGCGVSTFEQLIAVYLIPKVNFSSDVIRGCAPLKVNFQNKSSVDVNDWSWQFEGGSPLVSTTANPVVTFNKQGKYTVKLTVKNNNGSNASTKIKYIEVISPVLCPDRPKKKGPKISEIGGFYNQELDERASLSNTVNIYPNPANDIITIEGAHIISYSLVNLAGKELASGQTNGNVTSVNISHIESGAYFIKVRETDDFTIRKITIAR
- the msrA gene encoding peptide-methionine (S)-S-oxide reductase MsrA, giving the protein MIENNVLDTAYFGAGCFWCVEAIFQNINGVIEVVSGYMGGDIKNPSYREICTGTTGHAEICKITFDTTQISYSELLEIFWTTHDPTTLNRQGADRGTQYRSVIFYTNDTQKELAMQSKQNVAPTLWDQAIVTEITPSSIFYPAEDHHQNYYNENTEAYYCQLVINPKLNKLKEKFNAKLKIH